The following is a genomic window from Salarias fasciatus chromosome 10, fSalaFa1.1, whole genome shotgun sequence.
gatgGAGATTCAGAGGGTTCTTGTTCACTATGGAAGTAATTagaaactagaatttggcactcagagagcgcagacctctgccacagcacaaatcagtcaccaacaacaataagatcACCTtatatactgaaaaaaatatgtacttctccccaacacaaacaatgtatgggagaaagctgtttgttgcatgttcatatctcaatgtgttgtccccttgtcatttattgttgagttatgcccaactatgtgaaagactgccctatctctcaatgataaagaatcctttaaaaaaatcctggatgcagacagtgatccggattatcaccaaaatttaatggattctaagttagcccaagacccacttttccacaaagtttcattgcaatccgtccattactttttccgtaatgttgctaacagaccaaccaacaaaccaaccaaccgacgtgattacatagcctccttggcggaggtaataaaccTTTTGCGTGACAGTGCTGCCCAGTACACCTACTTGAGTTTCTCCAGGCTGCATTCGGGGTTCTGCAGCCTCTCGGAGAGCAGCCTCACCCCAAGCTCTCCTGGGtagttgtagctcaggtccagttCTCTCAGATGCGAAGGGTTGGATTTCAAAGCTGAGGCCAGAGAGGTGCAGCCCTCCTCTGTGATCCCACAACTCGACAACCTGCAGGGGAACTGGACTTATCGGGGGTGTCCCAGCAGCCCTGAAGCTCCCATATTTTATCAATGCCAtctataaatgtgtttattggTAAAGactattttttgtgtgtgtgtgtgtgtgtgtgtgtgtgtgtgtgtgtgtgtgtgtgtgtgtgtgtgtgtgtgtacctgaggaTCTGCAGTTTACATTTTGAACTTCCGagtccagcagagagcagctgagctcCTAAATCCTGCAGCGGGTTTCGACTCAGGTCGAGCTCCTTCAGCTGGGAGTTGGAGCAGAGAGCCGAGGCGAACACCTGACAGCATCTACTTCTCAGGCAGCAGCCGGGCATCCTGCAACCACGACACAGAGCTGAACCCATTTTCTCATaggacagcagagcagaaacactAAGAAATCCAGCAGCATCATCTCAGACTGTCAGAAAACTCTCACCACACCACCCCACTGTTTGGATGCCACAGAACAAAAccatctcacacactcagaccaacagctgaacatggagacATAGAAAAGACAGAACATGACAACATTTGGAGGatcatgtttccatgaagaCTGACCATGACTATAGGGGGCGtttatgtttttgttcctgCTGATAAAGACCACTGTTCTTTCTGCTGCGTCATTTCCTGCTTTATCAGATTCTACATTGACAAAATTAGTTCTTCTGCAGCACTGTTCCTCAAAGCAAACAGATAATGGCCCCAGAACTACCAACTAAGCATTGCTCATTGGTCTACAGAAGCCTTTCAAGATTAAAGCAGCAGTTGGTGCACCCTCCAGTGTGGCTCCTTTCACATTACACTCACTCAGAAACCGCTCTTTACTCTCAGTGATTCTCAGTGAGTGTCATATCAACCCGCTGCCAGTCAGTCTGTTCAAAATCTCATCTGCTCCATCCTAAAAACAGAGACGAGCTGTGTTCCAGTGGAGCAGGCTGAGTGACTGCTGGCATCAGTTTTCATTAATGGTCACATGTGAAAGTGTCTTGTCTTGAAATACCTGAATTCCTCCAGTTCACAGACTGGACCGATCAAGGCAGTGGGAATCAGAGTGAGCAGGGTTAACTCGTCATCGATGTCCTCACGGCTTTCCATTGTCTTGGGCTTTTCAGAAAGCTTGTCCTCAGAGTGTGCCATAGGATTGTCTGCTTCACACTGATAACTGTATCTGCAGTTATTCAGGTCCAGAACTCTCAGAGCGGATTGTTTGGACTGAAGGACGGAGAACAGCGCATGGCAAAACAGAAAATTCAGAAAGAACCCAGtcaatctgtttaaaaaaatgaacacacacacacacacacacacacacacacacacacacacacacacacacacaaaatcacaaatTAATAAGGTGTCAGTAAAATTGTTTAAGCTGTATGAAACATCTCTGTGTGCAACACAACATCTAAATCCAAACAATTCATTAACTCATTTTCTGAACTGATTATTAAAACCTGTTCAGGTTCGTGCAGTGCTGGAGACAATCCCAGAACCTAAGGGCGAGGACAGGgcccaccctggacagttcaccagtccatcactaagggacagacagccacactcacagtcacacctaTAGGGGGAATTTAGGGCCACCGATTTACCTCacatacatgtttttggactgtaggaggaaggcggagtacccggagggaatcCACACACatacggggagaacatgcaaactccacacagagaggccccGGATGGCATTTGACCTCAGAAAGAGCACTGAACTAATTATTTCAAGAATAATTGAATTCAGCAGTAAGAATTCATGACACACACCTCAGACTCTCCAGTTTACAGTCCGGACTATCCAGAGAAGCAAAGAGCTTGCGATGGTCTTCAATGAAGCTAGAAGGAAAACACTCCACACTGAGGTCTCGCAGGTGTGACTGAGCGGTGAAGAGGCAAGGCAGTCTCACAGAAAAGCTGTGTGGTTGTTTCAGTCTGTGAAATCAGAGAGacaacacaacaaaccacaGTGTTCATATGGCTGCGTTAGGATGAATATCAAATAAGCTGCTGTGACTCCAATAAAGCATCATTTGGATCATTTgtctcaacaaaaacaaatttactgaatttcaaaacaaatctgacacaaattaattgatgaagaaaatCCTCTTCAATAAACAATCAAAGGCGAATTGCTGTATTTGACGATTGTTTTGGTCTTGCCTATTTTCTcataattttcatttttcaacctcaGAAAGCCAAAATACTGCCACGCCTCTGACTTGAAATCCTCTGATTTAATTTGTCACATTAAGTTGATATTTTTAACGGTGTTGTGATGCATCACATCTCACATTAAGAGCAGAGAAGCTCAGACATCAGTGTCTCCTGTAACTTCCTCCAGTTCTCCTGGGGTGACCGTCATCCACTCCCAGACCAAACACATGATGCTCTGCTATGAAACATTATCTTTCAATCTGAAATACTTACAAAACCTTCTTTACATTCAGCAGAAGCTTCTCATGCCCCTCATGTGGTAGAAGACAGCTGGTCAGGTCTAGTTCTTCAATCACCTCTCCAGATATCTGCAGAACGGTGGACAGCACAGCGCAGTCGACTGGGAGTAATGCAGTGTTTCCGTTCAGGAAGTTGAGGACTTCCTCCTGAAATCGCTCCTCTTTCAGCTCAAACTTCCAAAGAAGCAGGTTCATTAACTTCTCTGCTGAGAGGTTTCCTGTGTGGAAGCTTCTCAGGTACATCTTCATTTCCTCTGAGGTGTCTGTACTGCTGTTCGTCTCTGGCAGTAATGCCTGCAGCATCGTCTGATTGGACTCCAGTGACAATCCgaggaagaaacagagaaaaaggtcGAACTGCCCATTCTCGTTCTGAAGGGCTTTATCCATCACCTTCTTCTGCAGCTCTAGCCAGCTCAAGTTTGTGACGTCCTCACCGAGGAAAGGTGTCAGGGTGCTGCGATCGGTGGCACAGCAGTGAAACACGTGAAGAGCCGCCAGAAACTCCTGGAAGCTTAAATGCACAAAGCTGAACATCTTCTGTTGGTACAGGCCGCGTTCCTGCTTCAGGATTTCTGagcaaaacccaaaaaacacaGAGGCTTCATCGACGTTGATGCCACACTCCTGGAGGTCATTGTCGTAGAAAAGAATATTTCCTTTCTGTAGCTGTTCGAACGCCAGCCTGGACAGATTCAAAACCATGTCGGCGTTCTGTGACCTCGACAGACCATGTTTAGCCTCGTCCTTTGAGTCCTTCTCTCCATACTTCTGCTCGGATGTCCGTACTTGAATGAGTAAATAGTGAATGTAGAGCTCGGTCATTGTTCTGATGCTtcggctcctctcctctccgttCTTCAACACCTCAGCAAGGATCCAACAAAAGATGGGGATGTGTCCCATGAAGTAGAAGCTGACCATACGTTTGAGATAAGACAGGACTTCTGCAGAGTCGTTGAATCTCTTTCTAAAGTAAATCTCTTTGTCTTGATCAGTAAAGCCTTGGACTTCTGTCATCTGGTCGATGTAGCGAGCAGGAACTTGGCGGACCGCCGCCGGCCGGGAGGTAATCCAGAGCCGTGCGttgggcagcagatcccccctgATGAGACTGGTCAGCAGCACGCTGACTGTGGATTTTTGGCCGATGTCACTCACTCTTCCACCTCCATCAAAGTCTAGGGGGAATCTGCtctcatccagaccgtccaagatgaCCAGGATGTGCATGCTGGTGAGATGTGGGGTGTTTTCCAGTGGGCTCAGTTGAGGGTAGAAGTGCAGGAGAAGCTGCATCAGACTGTACTCTCCCTGTTTCAGCAtgttcagctctctgaagggaAGCAGGAAAATCAGATCGATGTCCTGGTTAAATTTTCCTTCTGCCCAGTTCAGAGTGAAGAACTGAACAGCGAATGTCTTCCCAATGCCGGCAATGCCTTTCGTCATCACTGTGCGGATAGGTCCGTCTCCCACAGGGAGCTGGAAACTCTTTCTTCCTGTTGTAAAAATGTCCTGGCAGTCGATCTGCTCATAGCCCCTGGTAGTCTGCCCCGTCTGGTCTGAGACTTTGAAGTGGTCGAGTATCTCGTGTGATCTGAAGTCGAACTGCGAGGCCGGATCAGTGATGTAGAGCCGGGTGTAGACGTGGTCGAGTCGCGAGCGGCCGTCAGACGTCCCCTCGTTTATCCACGTGAACTTGCATTGAAAGTGACTTTTCAGCCTGTCTTGAACTTCCTTCATCATGTTTTCACTGTCcatgtctgcagtctgtcccctACAGGTCGGCCGTCTGCCTTGCCCAAGTCGACCTGCAAACAATCAGAACAACCTGCATTTATACTGGCAGCATTTATTCAGGTCCCtcagaataaatgtttttttttttaattcaataacaaaacatggaaataaACAGCTGGCAGTAAATCTGCTTAGTCCTTACACACAGTTGTAGAAACAGTCTGCAGAGTCCTGAGCAGGCTGTCTATCAGTGTGTAATGAAACATTTctattttaaagcttttaaacAGCTTAACAACAGAGTGCTCCCCTGTAGCTGCTCTTCAGCAGCTCACTGTCAccgtttttcacatttctaacaTGATTGctaacatttctgtttttgttctcaaCATTTTTAACTTCATACCCGACTTCTCAGATTAAACTATTTCAATTAgttatattttcaaaaagcaatAATATACACTGTAAGATAAAGTCCATTTAAAAACTACTATAGCTAATGTACTTAGAATATTGCAACTGAAATTAAAGTTACTCAAAACTTTCCCAAACACATTTGAACTTCAATCTCAATCTCTTTAAAGTTGTCTCAAACATTTTACACGTTTCCTGCCCTTTTAACTTTAATAGATTCAGTTTCAGCTCCCATTAACTGCTGTTAAATGAACTGAGCTTTGTCACTTTTGGTTTCACTTCCTGGTTAATGGTGGAGAAAATATGGGGAGGATAAATACTCCACTTAGCTGATTTCAGTTCAGAAGGAAACAAGTTCAGAGACTGAAGCGTTTCAGcctggtaaaaataaaaaaaataaaaagcttcagTACTCACAGAGCTCCTGAACTTCACTCTTCTGCGGGTCGCTGACAGTTTCCAGAGAGCAGTCTTGTGTCCGCATGCAGAGGAAATATGAGCCTGGGGGAGCGGTGAAAGGGAGGAGTGAGGAAATAGGAAGTAGAACAGTGAGAcactgcggtcaagccagcctgcgctctgacaaacacagtcaagtCAAGTGAGGCGACACGTTGTTTAGCGGTGCGCACGTATTCTacgcattacggtaaaagcgaaacCGAGAGGATTGCAAAACAAACCTCGGATCACACCTCCCCTTATTCATAATTAttggaagacacacacaaatttaaattaaatttaaatatgcTGGACTCTTTTGCAACAAGTTGACTTAAAGTCACTTTCTCTCTGTGCACCTGTTTTTCAGAAGCTCCAGTGCAACTGTGAACTGTGCCTCaaccatgtgtgtgttttgttaaatCCAGTAGTGGTTTCACTTTGGTGGCTTCCAGGAAATTCTCACTGGCGCGGTCCAAAGCGTCCAAAGCTGCCATGTATTTCCCACTACTCTCGCTGCAACGCGCAGTCATTTCACTCAGAATAGAGTCAATGATGCCAAAAAACAGCCGCTTGCATTCTCTTTGAACATCCACTTCACGCTGCTCAAAGTTTTCACTCACCACGTAATCTTGTAGCGTCCTGGTAGCCTGCCGCTGTCGTTTTGAAGGAGCAGGCCCGTCTGCGCCATCACCTGCTGCATCCCCACTGTCATCGTACAGTTTCAGAAATTCCTCATCTGATCGCAGATCCTCAATGCAAGTGGTAGCACTTTGAATGAGTCGGACTGCAGTGATTCGATCTGTTTCTTCGGCTTGCAGCATCTGATTAGGTGGGTCCATGACCATGAGCCCGAAAACCTTGTGCAtcacactggtgagaaatgTGAAGCTCCGATCTGTGATGGCCTTGTGAGGACCAACAGCTTCAGTTTTCACCTCAGCACTTGATCCTTTTGTTCCGATTTCTTTCAGGAAGTCCACCAGTGCAACATGAGACTTAAACACCACAGACACTGTGTTAAGGTGTCCAGTCCATCGCTGCTCTAACAGCCTTTTAAGCATCTCTCCTTTGTACTTTGCAGTTACAACAGGCTTTTTCAGAAATTTATAAAGGGAATTACAGACATCAAAAAACTCTGCAACTGCACTTTTTGAAGAAATAGCATGCATGATCACCAAATGCAACTGGTGGTTGAAACAGTGGATGTACGGCACTCTTCTCTGTTTAACTTATTTTGTATAAGCTtctgcctccctctcttcccGACATGACGCTGGCTCCGTCATAACACTGAGTAAGAATTTTGTTTGCCTCAAGACCAGCTTTTGACAGTTCATCAAGCACAACATTTGTGAGTGACTGGGCATCACACTTGTCTGTTGTCTGCATTGATAACAGCCTCTCTTGAATTTTGTAGTCCTTGTCCACGTAACGCACAacaatagaaatgttttcactgcCCGTCGGATCTTTAGTTCCTCCACCTTCAGTGTAAACCACGATTCCCCAACATCTTTATCAATCTGCTCCGTTACGATCGTGCTCATCAGTTCAATGATGTGATTTTGAATATTATGTGATGTGTAAGTTCAGTTTTTTGGAATTGTCTTCGCAAGCTCCTAGTTTTGCTTCAGCGTGTAATCAAGCAGGGAAAGAAACAGTCCGCGACCCGCTTCATCTCTGCTGCGAACTGAATCCACTTCACCCCGCAGTGGCAGCTCGTTTGAGACAAGAAATTCAATCATGTCTACAACTGCAGACACGTAGCGGCGGTTTCACGCAAGCTGATGAGAGTTAACCATGGTTGAAATTTCACTGCCCGTGCTGCATCGCAttcctttctctctcagctAGCCGTGCATGCTGGATGCTCTTTGCTGTTGCTATGCCTGCTAAATCCCTTTGATTTAGCATCACCATGCTTTCAGTTAGCATACCCAGTTCTACTGAAAATAGAGTCATTCCCTTCAAATTTTctggcaggaaaacaaaaagctgcaccGTGCTGATCCGCCCCGCTCCGCGCCTCCCCACCCCCCGGTCCAACACCGCATGTGCCACACCGCTCCGCGCGCCacgccacagcgctccgctccgatcacacacacacccccggtCAGACAGTCAGGACTGGGCCCAACTAACAGTaagttgtcccgggcccaggcaaAGCTGTCCGTGGGCCTGCAGTTGGGCATAACTctacaataaatgacaagggagcttagcaaaaaattacagtgtaagttcttcaatgactcggagatatcagctgctgatccagatcacggaagtattccggatacctgTCTGCTGTTTCGACCTGCCTTCCCAGCCGCctgcctgctctgctctgttctgacTCTGGCCGGCTTCCCTACTTCAGAGGGAGGATTCCTGCATGCGCTTCTCTGGTCAGGACTCATGTGTTCTGGACTCGTTCTCCGTCCTTAAGCTCAGgaggaaataaatctgttattCTTCACTTCACCCCTGTCACTGCCTTTTGCTGTCTGTGCCTGAGCCTTTGGACTACACCATAacatgtcaatgagtgtcctcacaatgGTGGAagtacaaatgtgtgtgtgtgtgtgtgtgtgattgtggtgaAATATGTCTCACAGTTgcaatgcaaataaagaaacaatcTGGCATTTCTGAAATCGTTTTACGTCCAGATTGACTGGGTCAGATTGACCCGAACAGCATCTCTGTGATATAAACTTGTAGGGGGTGGTTGCAAATATGTGAAATGACCCACTTTAATTTTATATGTTGATTACACTCattaaaacaagcagaagaagttTCATACTGAAAAAATAATTGTAAATATTCTTCCTCGGTGTTCAAACTTTAAAACGGGTCAATTTGACCCGTAACATAATAGGAGGGTTAACAGTTTGGTCGCCTCTGATGTTTTGCCTCCAGACTGCTAAATAACATCATCTGATCATGTCTCCAGATCGTTGCCAGAAACTGTGCTGCAaagcattttgtaataaatccAGACGCgacagaaaagcaaacaaaaactgaatgttagtggaagcatgtttctttatttcactATGCTTCATGACCAACACGTGTTTGAACCGAACATCACAGAGGATttaaaaaccatgaaaatgACAAGAGCTGAGTTTTATCAGACTGAGGGAAACGTGAGGCAGTGTGAACGTTCCAGTAAAGAGAAAACTCAAGGGCGTATCAGTGCTCAGTAACAAGTAAGCTGCAGTTGACTTTATCACCTATCAGGCATGGGAAAATCTCTGTGTTGAGATTTTACTGCCGTGACTGGTTTCCACTCTTTCTAAAGGTAAACAGAAGATTTCCACATGCATCTCATTAACCTGTTTGgaaagacaagaaagaaaaaactcggCTGAACATTTTACATGGAAACTGTTGGGGAACCTTCATCTTAGAATAATCTAAAACAATTGATCCAGCTGTTATCACTTCACTGAGCTCCTATTTAATGTTACAGGAGGAGCATTCGCTTAACCCTTAACCCCAACATTGTTTCCAGTTTCAGCCATTTCAGTGTAaactgacattgttttcaaattgttattgtgtaaacgcaaaactttcatgtaacaaaaatgcagcaaagatGTGTTTTCTATTGAAAAGTAGTTGTGTAAACGAGACCAAAATGTAACTACAGTAAACGTTTCCAATAAATGAGGGAAATTGTAATCTTCTCCATTAACCTggtacaaaaaaacaagttacagcaacaaaacaaaaaagtgctgTCCAAACTATTTCATCTGGACAAATGAATACTATCAATGGTTTAACAAGGTTTTGCCTGAGAGTTTTTGCATTGTAAGATGCAGCGAGTCGCCTCAGAGGTTTGATGAGGGTGATCGGTCGCGCCTCATGGTGGTGCGAGTCCTTCAGTCGAAAcgttggtggttcgatccccgaTGCATGGCAGCTGTCTGCTTTGGCATGGGTGAATGGGATTGACTTTACTGTGGGAGCTGCTGAAGTGGTGAAATCCATGAAGTTCAATCCACAGTCGTGAGGTATTTCACTGCTATCCCCATCACACAcgctgcagaaagaaaaaagaaactcaaaaaGATGACATGTCTGGCAAGGGcatgaatttcattttttaaaagatatttCACTATTTTTTGTAAAGTAAAGTTAAACAGCTTTTTAACTGAATGCTGAATccaacagcacaaagtcacctGAACTCTTTCAGtcttaaaatttgatttgaaaacTCGTTTTAAAACTCATTTACACTTGTAAAAAATCATCCGAACACAGGTGTTTAATGAAAATATACTGTATTTTCCAGGCTTTTAGTCACACTTTTTCAGCTGTTTAGCTGCCATTATCGAAATTCTGACACTTATCAAACGTGCAGCCATGTCTGAACATGGAAAACTAAATGTGTTATAGGCCAGTGTGActattgtgggttttttttttccctcaaaatagtttattttttttctgacttatAGCCCATAAAATACGGGAATAACCCTCCCAAAACTGAAAAGGAAATAGCAAGAGGCTTGCTACCATTTCCAGATAGCGGATACACCATGgtgctctctggcgcccccatGAGGTGCGAACTGCTCCCTTTTGAAAACCTAAACATTCGTGGAGAACGTTCAGCATCCCCACACCGTACCTTCATTGTCTTGTGGATCCAGTCGGTGAAGTAGGTCACGTTGGCGTAGACCCCTGGCTTGTTCCTCAGAGCACAACCGAACCCAAAGCTGGTGTCCCCTGCCAGCCACCAGACGTCGTCCTGTCTGACCACCAGAGGTCCTCCGCTGTCGCCCTGCACACACCAAGGAAGACCTGGAGCCGCCGCAAAGCAAGCGAACGTGACGTTTGCAGTGGGAGATGTCCGGCACTGACCTGGCAGGTGTCCACGCCTCCCTGCAGCCTGCCTGCACACGCCATGGTCTTGGTCACCAGGCCGCCCAGGACGTGAGGGAGGTTGCAGGTGTCTCTGCTGAAAATGCTCACCCGGGCTTGATTCAGTAAATCCGATCCTGCTGTGTCTGAGAAACATGAACACAGTCAGTTCAGTCGGAGCATTTCAAAAAGAGCCATTCTCAAGGAGTTGCATTCTGCTTCGCTCCAAGCACCATTATCGCCTACAGGGACTCCCAAAAGAGAAattttgagttttcacttgaatcatCTTTGTATAATTTCCAAGgaaaaagtctctctctctctcaaatacacacacacacacagacacacacacacacacgtgaagtTGGACCCACCGAACTGGCTCAGGCGTCCCCATCCTGTGATCCAGGCTTCACTCCGAGGTCCAAGCACTTGGCCAACATTTGGAAGACACACCGCCATCACGGTACCTGAAAAACAATCATGAACAAGCTCAATCCTTTACTCGTCGCTcaactgtttcttcttcttccacatAAATTAATCATTCTATAGTGATAATGTtaacaaaatacacaaacaacacaTCGTCCATTGAGGCACATTTACCTCAATTTGATGCTACACTTGCACAagaattttattttgatgtcAGATGTTGAATTTCTGGATTCACAGTTCACCACAATGAAAAAACAGTAAGTGATATAATTACTGCAGTTACTACACCTTACTGTAGGGAGCAGTGTTGAGCCCATTTGGTTGCAATGTTCAGATGAATCCATACAGACAAGACAGTTTATATTTTTCGGCTGCTGTGTCTCTCATTGATAAAGTTAATAGTGTATGTTCTCaggatgtatgtgtgtgattttattacaaaaacagcacCAGCTGTCATATTaactgctttgttttcagcatttctgctgtttccgcgTAATCTGACACTGTTTTCAAtacgttgccgtgtaaacatgcaatttttctgaaacaaaagctaCAAAACAATCATCTTGACTTGacaagctgctgtgtttctcttGAATGCCTTTTCTTTAATAAAATTCCTCCTGAATTGTTGCTTCAAGAAGACTTACTTCCGAACACCAAGGGCCTGCTGAGCCTCAGGAGAGCGATGTCGTTGTCGTTGGTCTGCGGGTTGTAGTCTTCATGACTTATGATCTTGAGGATCGTCCTGCCACGGTCCATCACAGACAGGCTCACGTCTCCGGAATACACTCTCCAGCGGCTCAGGTCATTGTAGCTGCcatgaaaacaaagaggtgAGTTTAAAACAAACGTCTACCGGTGGAAACTTCCTTGGCTAACGTTCTCTCTCCGCTCGATGGAGGCTCACTCTTGGAAGCAGTGCGCCGCCGTCAGGATCCAGGTGGGGCTGATGATGGAGCCTCCACAGAGGTGCTGGTTGTTAATCTGCAGGCTGACCTGCCAGGGCCAGACCCCATTCGCCGCTTCGGTGCCGCCCACGACACGAGCCCCGGGATCCACCGCAGGCCGGCCACATTCTGAGGAGGCAGGAGCAAAGTAGGACTCCCTCACATCACAGGCTGGAGATGAGTGAAAGCTTAGCTGCTTTTGATGCACATGTGCAAAAGCAAGGTTTTGAAACAGTAACTCACCAACACACTGAACCGTG
Proteins encoded in this region:
- the LOC115395488 gene encoding NACHT, LRR and PYD domains-containing protein 12-like, with amino-acid sequence MRTQDCSLETVSDPQKSEVQELCRLGQGRRPTCRGQTADMDSENMMKEVQDRLKSHFQCKFTWINEGTSDGRSRLDHVYTRLYITDPASQFDFRSHEILDHFKVSDQTGQTTRGYEQIDCQDIFTTGRKSFQLPVGDGPIRTVMTKGIAGIGKTFAVQFFTLNWAEGKFNQDIDLIFLLPFRELNMLKQGEYSLMQLLLHFYPQLSPLENTPHLTSMHILVILDGLDESRFPLDFDGGGRVSDIGQKSTVSVLLTSLIRGDLLPNARLWITSRPAAVRQVPARYIDQMTEVQGFTDQDKEIYFRKRFNDSAEVLSYLKRMVSFYFMGHIPIFCWILAEVLKNGEERSRSIRTMTELYIHYLLIQVRTSEQKYGEKDSKDEAKHGLSRSQNADMVLNLSRLAFEQLQKGNILFYDNDLQECGINVDEASVFFGFCSEILKQERGLYQQKMFSFVHLSFQEFLAALHVFHCCATDRSTLTPFLGEDVTNLSWLELQKKVMDKALQNENGQFDLFLCFFLGLSLESNQTMLQALLPETNSSTDTSEEMKMYLRSFHTGNLSAEKLMNLLLWKFELKEERFQEEVLNFLNGNTALLPVDCAVLSTVLQISGEVIEELDLTSCLLPHEGHEKLLLNVKKVLLKQPHSFSVRLPCLFTAQSHLRDLSVECFPSSFIEDHRKLFASLDSPDCKLESLRLTGFFLNFLFCHALFSVLQSKQSALRVLDLNNCRYSYQCEADNPMAHSEDKLSEKPKTMESREDIDDELTLLTLIPTALIGPVCELEEFRMPGCCLRSRCCQVFASALCSNSQLKELDLSRNPLQDLGAQLLSAGLGSSKCKLQILRLSSCGITEEGCTSLASALKSNPSHLRELDLSYNYPGELGVRLLSERLQNPECSLEKLNVDHNEEHWVNTQLLAQFACDLSVDPSTVHKSLILSDCGRTVSRTKNPPKIIRTKPRVLCREALTGRCYWEVECNGWASAGVTYKSIPRTGPLKSSIERRDDFWLGITTSSVGFYLEHHNKRTYIPASQGHTKKFGLRNTRLGLFLDWPAGMLSFYQLSGETKTLIHTFHTTFTEPLYPEFIVGFGTGTLTLCSVEKPNTDKVQTSFTPEVKKEKMGLSYRFRFPGPGLFHCSLTDLVFSVTHESEATYEMMVWDEMQLQSAHKVPGGALFSITCPEESIRQLHLPHCEPEPALLSDCLSVAHITDEGMSFIQPLEVTETHVVVDVPHLSALGILWDFFKRFVDFVMKPIRSQILLFQPMQRQGFILWVILLPSNVPLSEVKAQLENCEHIQAPSFCLLHPGQYYSLCSEPQPQDFSITPARAEFFGNYGPNYHPTFEMFMKSEADKVTLMLRDAETTQVWEHQLHLPAILVSTPASRNQPRLASNITAQEKLFQVRSSFVDKVSDPVLNKLLDELLHCGVLTDSENEVLRAKPRADKARELIDTVRKKGVDASTELIKVLKANDPYCCRELGLC
- the tmprss2 gene encoding transmembrane protease serine 2; translation: MLASEVGAVGAVGAVCAVCAKGPSCIKPSQWCDGIRDCYDGEDESNCFRLHGTKSVLEGFSSAKQKWMPVCAQAWNDSYGQAVCEQIGFRSQDYVSSSQTNAGRLASGGYLKLKPGSNPHSDLRSQLVHSLDCSEKAVTVQCVECGRPAVDPGARVVGGTEAANGVWPWQVSLQINNQHLCGGSIISPTWILTAAHCFQDYNDLSRWRVYSGDVSLSVMDRGRTILKIISHEDYNPQTNDNDIALLRLSRPLVFGSTVMAVCLPNVGQVLGPRSEAWITGWGRLSQFGSDLLNQARVSIFSRDTCNLPHVLGGLVTKTMACAGRLQGGVDTCQGDSGGPLVVRQDDVWWLAGDTSFGFGCALRNKPGVYANVTYFTDWIHKTMKVFKREQFAPHGGAREHHGVSAIWKW